CAATCCCGCACCCAGGCCGCGCCACTCCGGCGCATCCCCCACAGCGTCGCGGCCACCACGCAGCATCTGCCAGTACCCTCCAGGGCCGCGGCCACCGCCCGGAAATCGGCAACCTATCCCCACCACCGCTATCCCTTCACGGGACTCCGTTACGCGACGATCGACATGGGACTCGCTCGTGTCAGCATCCGGCACTCTCCGGGTCGTACCTCCTGCTAAAAACGAAGCCAACGACCGTATCGTCGGATAATTCCACGGTAGTGTGGACGACAATGATGTTCCGAGAAACTGCTCCAATTCGCCTATGAGCGAAACGAGTTCTCGTGAGGTCGCTCCATAGGAGGAAAATGGCGCGTTCCAATCAAGCCGCCGGGCGGCCTCACCGGTCAACCGGGACATGCGTGCGCATAACCAATCGGTTATTTCCGCGTATCCCGGTGGCATCTTACGATCGGGAGCTGATTCAGCCGGGTCCGTCACTGGCGAGCCGGATTTCGCCGTAGCGGCTTCTGGTGATGACAAGGGCGCCCGCTGCTTGGAGACGCCCATGTCGTCAAATTCATTTAACGAAACGCCCTGCCCCGACGGCGCATTCCAAATCCCTACGACACGCCACTGACCATCCAGAAACGCCTGCCGGCATGCGTATCGTTGTACCTTGAAACTTGATGTCTTAGGAATCTCACCGTGCCGAAGAAAAACGAATGTATCGAGTTGAAGGTCATGAACCTCGGCAAGCGCTGCCCGTACTGATTCGGCCACCTCCGTAAGGTCACTGCCGACTTTTTCGAACTCCGCCGCTACAACGAGCCGTTCCTCCCCACCGCGATCCACTGAAAAAGCTGCGACTGCGTCTGCCCGAATAGCGGCATGCGCTGATTGCACAGTCCACTCTATATCTTCCGGATGATGATTAGCGCCAGCTACAATCACCAAGTCTTTCAATCGCCCGGTGATGAACACTTCATCATTCAAGACAAAGCCCAGATCGCCTGTTCGCAGATAGGGTCGGGGATCGCCGACGATTCGAGCCTCGAATAATTTACTGGACTCTTCGGGACGATTCCAATAGCCCTGTGTCACCGATGGCCCCGAGACCCATACCTCACCGATTTCGTTGGCTGAACATCGCTGGCGCAAATCCAGATTTACAATGGCTATTGTGACGTGGGGCGCTGCGATTCCACAACTCACTACTCGCCGCGCAGCTCTTGATGCGCAACTTGTCAACACCACGCGACACCGCTCCATTGCGTGGGCATCCACGGTAACACAGTTCCATAGCGTTTCTCGCCTTTTGGTAGAGACCACTAGCGTTGCCTCCGCTAAACCATACGTGGGGAAGAAGGCCTCCGGTCGAAAGCCAAATGGCGCAAATTTGGCGATGAATCGCTCGGCGGTTTCGGCACGGATGGTTTCCGCACCATTGCTCGCCGTGCGCCAACTGATCAAGTTGACGTTGTCCAAATCCTGCGTCGCTATGCGACGAATGCAATACTCGTAGGCAAAATTCGGCCCTTGGCTATGCGTCACGCCGTATCGCGAAATGATCTCCAACCATCGGATCGGCCGCTTAATGAAGGCGAGTGACGACATCACATAGCATGGAATCCCTGAGTACAATGGCTGAATGAGACCATCGACCAATCCATAGTCGTGATAATATGGCATCCACGTTGCTGAGACACTGGATTCGTCATATCCCCACGCCTTCCGCAAACATTCGGAATGATGCAGGATATTATGGTGTGATACCATTACTCCTTTAGGGCTGGACGTCGAACCAGACGTGTATTGAAGGTAAGCGACCCCCCTCGGGTCAGTCGGCGGTATGCTCCATTGATCCGCCAAATGATCCGGCACATCCTCCAGATGAAAGATGTCCATCCCTCCTAGCTGTTGCAAACCGTGCTCGCTGCTCAGAGAGGACGCGGTCGAAAATGTCGAGAGAATCGCTATAGCTTGCGAGTCTCGCATAACGGCTTCGACTCTTGGCAACGCTCGCTTGACGCGAGATCCAACAGGCGCCGGGATCGGTACGGGCACCATGCCGGCATAAAGGCACCCCATGAAGGCGACCATCGCATCGAAACTGTGCGTGAACAAAAGCATGCACCGGCTTCCCAGCGCATATCGCAATCGCAGTCGAACCGCAATCGCACGAGCACGACGATCCATTTGTGCGTAGGTCAGAGAGTCCGATTCGGTGCGCCCGTCCTCCAATCGAACATATGCAATCGCGTTTGGCGTCAACGTCGCTCTTTGCTCCAGCAACTCGACGAGACTGCGGCATTCCAAAATAGATCTATTCTGATTCATTGTTTATATCAAACCACACGACCAAACGATCATTATCAATAGCGAACGAGAACGGCCAGCGACCAGGCAGTGAGATGTTATCGCCTTTTCCAGATCCCAACTTTCTGCTCAGACGCCGCGTGCTCAGCAGCCGTTAGCTCGCTGCCGTGAATTCCATTGCCGTACTTCGTAAGATACCGCGACCACCCAAAGCGAATCAACTTCATGTTCAGCATAGAGTTTTCCGCGAATACGTAGCAAAAGAGATTTCCCTCGCCATCGGCTGCACTCATGGTCGGATCATATTGCAGACGGAGTGTGCGCCCCTTCAGAACTGTTGTGGTTAGCTCCATAGACTCGCTAAAGTACGGCTCGGACTCCGATTGAGCTGTCCGGACACACAGCAGTCTTACAGTCAGCGCGCCGCCACCCTCAGCCGGACGCACGGAAATGCGGTCGGCAGTAATGACGTGATCAAGAACAAAGTTACGACCATCAACTTCAGTACGATGCTCCAATGTAAAATCGGGATGCGATCCCGGCAAGGTTGCTACGACGTGTTGGCTTTCGAGATGACGCAAAAGCTGATCAGCAATTACCCGATTGCCCTCGCTGGAGAAGTGGCAGTCATCCATAAAATACCGACCCAACAGACTCTCCGCCGACGGCTTGGTACTGGCCATAACATGCCGCATACGTGCTTTCAGCAACTCGGTGAAGGCAGGGGCGAGATCGACCACATCGACGTCGTTACCGCGCGCATGCTCCAGCAGGATGTTCTGAACTGTGCGCGTAGCCGATTCATAGATCTGAAATCTCATCGGAGCCACTACAAGAACCGGCCGCACTCCTGCCGACTTGGCTAGACGGTAAATCTCTTGCAACTGCGACAGGCAGTCGTCTAGTTTTGCTCGCAGCGCGGCGGACACGTTAACGGAAAGTAGCTCTTCGCGATCGCGCTGCCTTGCCAACTGCCCCACAGACCACTCATCCTGAGCGGGATAAAGATATTTGATCAACACGCGTCCATAGCCGGTTTCGTTCCAGAGATATCCCACCAGGCGACTGCGACTCGGGACCACCCCGCGACCGCCGTTCGGCGATGGGCATTCCCGGCCGGCAGTGAAGTCGTTCATGCAAAAGACGATCATCATTACATCTGGTTTGTAACGTAAAGATTCGCGAGCCAGTTCGACCTCCTGCCACGTCGAATACCCTGGAACTCCCATGTTCATTACATCATGCGGGCGTTTCATGACATCGGACTGGTCAAGCGCTCGCTCCAGTGTCTTTGGAAGCGTCGAAGGAAGCGACAAATTCCATCCGCACACCAGCGAGTCTCCGATCATTGCAATCCGGAGTTCATCAAGGCGTTTAGTCGCAATGAACTCCCGGTCAAAGTACCCACTTCCATTTGTGGCCAAGACCTCACCGTGTCCCCAAAATGTCCGGTGGTTCGGACGCAGCCGATAATAAAGTTGAGTATCTGGAACGACAGGCGCGACCCCAATGATAACGAGTAGCGCCCTATCGACCACGATAACCACGGCCAGTGAAATTATCACCAAAACCCCGCGGCCAGCGATAGGCCGCTTGGAGCGAAAGGCCCAGGCGCCCACAACGATCAGACCGACTCCGATCAGCGCGACACAAATTGAAGAACTCATTAATGCCTCCCGACGTTCGTTGACGTCCGTCAGAAAGCGATTCACGACCGCGGGATGAACCGCAGCACCGCCCAGGACGGCTATAGCGCCGAGCACGATGGCCAGCGATCCCCCGACGCGTCCCAGCCGCGCGACATCTGACTGTTCCTCGCCCGAAACAGCGCCCCTCTGCCGTGATGCAAGAGAAGCCGAAGATATTGGCTTATGTACGCGTTTGATCATGGCCAGCACACCTCGAGCACCTCTTCTGGACTCGCCGCAGCTGCGACTGCGCCAATATATCCAGACGCTGGCGTTAAGACGCGCATCCAGCGTGTTTCAAGCCCATGCCAGCCATCGGAGCGAATCAATGATTCTTCCTTCCACGGATCGACCAATACCTCCTTAGGTTCTGCGGAAAGGCCGGCCCCCGATAACTTAAGCGAAGCTTCCTTCAGCGTCCAGCAACGAAGAAAACCACGATCCCGCGCTTCGGCGGGCAACGACATAACGTATTCGAGTTCCCCAGCGGCCAACACCCGCGCCGCTAGAGTGGCAATATTTGAAATCGGCCGGACCTTCTCAATATCAATGCCCAGCGGCATCGTTCGCGAAAAACCAAGTGACAAGTATGAGCCGGAGTGCGAGAGATTAAAATACAGAGAATTTCCCGCGTAGTCATCTTCCTGCACTAACATTGGCTTCCCAAACCTTCCAAACGAAAACTGGACGCGCCCTGCTTCACACCCCATATAACGGCCAATCAAGATTCGTGCGAGCGAACGCCCCCAAGCAAAGCACTGCCGATCGGCGTCGAAACGATAGCCGGCCGCCCGCTGCTGTTCAGACGCAGTCAACAATTCGACCGGAAAACGAGCCGACGCCAATTGCGCCAACGACACATGCCATACATGGATATGGTCATTCCCCATTTTCGTCACATCGGGGAGCAGTTCGGGTTCGGACATACCAAGCGACTCGGCTAACACGATTCCAAACATTCCAATACCACATTCTGAAACTTAATGCTCGGCGGGATCAGGTAAAAGTGGCCGCCTGGAAAAATATGCATTGCAGTTCGCCCGATAGTCAGTTCGCGCCAACCGTCTAACTGCTTCATTGACACTGTAGGATCAGCGTTGCCGCCGAAAATTGTGAGCGGCGTATTGAGCCGATCAAGCTTGCCTGGCGCATACGCATCACAAAGGCCCATATCATCGCGCACCTGCGCGACCACCATCGCGCATAATTCCGGGTCTTTAAAAACTCCGGGAGACGTCCCGCCTAGCAGGACCAGATAGTGCATCAGCTCAGAATCGGACATTTCGCGGACTCCGCTGATAACTCGATTCTGCGGAGCGGCACGCGCCGAGACGATCAGATTCTGTGCTTTTCGTCCACGCAATTGTGATCGGCGAGCGATCTCGTACGCTAATAGCGCACCCATACTATGCCCGAAGAGGACGAAAGGTATTTTCAGCAAGGGCTCAAGTCGACCAATCGTGTGTTCGATAAGCCTCTCCCACCGCTGCTCCAATTCCTCTCGCGATTTCGCCGCCGATGTTCTGGTTTCGCGCGGCAAAGTTACGGCGCACAGGTCAGTATCCGACGGAAGCCATTGCCGCCACGACTGAAACATCGCGGCATTTCCGCCGGCACAATGAAAACAAATAATTCGTCGCTGCACAGGCTCCAAAATTATCTACAACCCAAGCCGTTGCCGGCGTTCATTACTCGCCACGGCGATCGCATCTCGCACGCATAGACAAGTCGCGGGCTCGCTGCGGACGTTTAAACAAATCCACAAAAATGTTCTCGCTGCGTCCGCGGAACGGTAGAGGCACTCACCCACAAATAATCTCACTTTTTAGATTGCACTTTTGCTTGAAGGTATGCCTCGGCTCGCTCAAGAGCGAACCATCCTCTGCATGAATCGCCCGAGCAATGTTATCCGTAGCGTTTAACATGCAAGTACGCGGAGCGCGGTGGCTTAGCTCGACACGTTCAATCTCTTCGAACAACTGCTTTGCAGACGACGGCCGATCTGCCATCAGGAAAAGATTCCCGCGGAACATGAGACTGCGAAATTTCTCCACATGATCCAGTGATGAGAACAACGATTCGGTCCGATGAATCGCCTTGAGATATGGCTTGGGATCGACTTGGATCATTCGCGCAACAAGTAGCGGTGTCTGCCAGTCATTCATGCATTTATGATCGCCATCAATCTGCTGTACAGTCATTGTACGATTGCATCCTGTTTGGGTTAAATGTCATCCGGCTTGGGTCATACTGACGAAACGCCCCAACATGACTGTCGGAGAATAAAACATTGTTGCCATCCGAATGGAGATTCAAACCGTCTGGCTCGTTGGCAAATAGCAGACAGGGCGAATTGGCGTCGTCTTTGTCACATTGATCGATTTGCGTCCATGTTCCGTATGGCGGCGGATACCAAGCTTTGCAAGTGCAATCGCCGGATATGACAAACT
This is a stretch of genomic DNA from Pirellulales bacterium. It encodes these proteins:
- a CDS encoding alpha/beta fold hydrolase codes for the protein MQRRIICFHCAGGNAAMFQSWRQWLPSDTDLCAVTLPRETRTSAAKSREELEQRWERLIEHTIGRLEPLLKIPFVLFGHSMGALLAYEIARRSQLRGRKAQNLIVSARAAPQNRVISGVREMSDSELMHYLVLLGGTSPGVFKDPELCAMVVAQVRDDMGLCDAYAPGKLDRLNTPLTIFGGNADPTVSMKQLDGWRELTIGRTAMHIFPGGHFYLIPPSIKFQNVVLECLESC
- a CDS encoding AMP-binding protein, with product MNQNRSILECRSLVELLEQRATLTPNAIAYVRLEDGRTESDSLTYAQMDRRARAIAVRLRLRYALGSRCMLLFTHSFDAMVAFMGCLYAGMVPVPIPAPVGSRVKRALPRVEAVMRDSQAIAILSTFSTASSLSSEHGLQQLGGMDIFHLEDVPDHLADQWSIPPTDPRGVAYLQYTSGSTSSPKGVMVSHHNILHHSECLRKAWGYDESSVSATWMPYYHDYGLVDGLIQPLYSGIPCYVMSSLAFIKRPIRWLEIISRYGVTHSQGPNFAYEYCIRRIATQDLDNVNLISWRTASNGAETIRAETAERFIAKFAPFGFRPEAFFPTYGLAEATLVVSTKRRETLWNCVTVDAHAMERCRVVLTSCASRAARRVVSCGIAAPHVTIAIVNLDLRQRCSANEIGEVWVSGPSVTQGYWNRPEESSKLFEARIVGDPRPYLRTGDLGFVLNDEVFITGRLKDLVIVAGANHHPEDIEWTVQSAHAAIRADAVAAFSVDRGGEERLVVAAEFEKVGSDLTEVAESVRAALAEVHDLQLDTFVFLRHGEIPKTSSFKVQRYACRQAFLDGQWRVVGIWNAPSGQGVSLNEFDDMGVSKQRAPLSSPEAATAKSGSPVTDPAESAPDRKMPPGYAEITDWLCARMSRLTGEAARRLDWNAPFSSYGATSRELVSLIGELEQFLGTSLSSTLPWNYPTIRSLASFLAGGTTRRVPDADTSESHVDRRVTESREGIAVVGIGCRFPGGGRGPGGYWQMLRGGRDAVGDAPEWRGLGAGL
- a CDS encoding 4'-phosphopantetheinyl transferase superfamily protein, giving the protein MSEPELLPDVTKMGNDHIHVWHVSLAQLASARFPVELLTASEQQRAAGYRFDADRQCFAWGRSLARILIGRYMGCEAGRVQFSFGRFGKPMLVQEDDYAGNSLYFNLSHSGSYLSLGFSRTMPLGIDIEKVRPISNIATLAARVLAAGELEYVMSLPAEARDRGFLRCWTLKEASLKLSGAGLSAEPKEVLVDPWKEESLIRSDGWHGLETRWMRVLTPASGYIGAVAAAASPEEVLEVCWP
- a CDS encoding GDSL-type esterase/lipase family protein; translated protein: MIKRVHKPISSASLASRQRGAVSGEEQSDVARLGRVGGSLAIVLGAIAVLGGAAVHPAVVNRFLTDVNERREALMSSSICVALIGVGLIVVGAWAFRSKRPIAGRGVLVIISLAVVIVVDRALLVIIGVAPVVPDTQLYYRLRPNHRTFWGHGEVLATNGSGYFDREFIATKRLDELRIAMIGDSLVCGWNLSLPSTLPKTLERALDQSDVMKRPHDVMNMGVPGYSTWQEVELARESLRYKPDVMMIVFCMNDFTAGRECPSPNGGRGVVPSRSRLVGYLWNETGYGRVLIKYLYPAQDEWSVGQLARQRDREELLSVNVSAALRAKLDDCLSQLQEIYRLAKSAGVRPVLVVAPMRFQIYESATRTVQNILLEHARGNDVDVVDLAPAFTELLKARMRHVMASTKPSAESLLGRYFMDDCHFSSEGNRVIADQLLRHLESQHVVATLPGSHPDFTLEHRTEVDGRNFVLDHVITADRISVRPAEGGGALTVRLLCVRTAQSESEPYFSESMELTTTVLKGRTLRLQYDPTMSAADGEGNLFCYVFAENSMLNMKLIRFGWSRYLTKYGNGIHGSELTAAEHAASEQKVGIWKRR